A single Nicotiana tabacum cultivar K326 chromosome 5, ASM71507v2, whole genome shotgun sequence DNA region contains:
- the LOC107822886 gene encoding anthocyanidin 3-O-glucosyltransferase-like precursor: protein MTTSQLHIALLAFPFGSHATPLLTLVQKLSPFLPSNTLFSFFNTSQSNSSIFSKFSKPENIKIYNVWDGVIETNGTTPIGREAIELFINATPSNFEKVMKMAEEESGVKFSCILSDAFLWFSCKLAEKMNVPWIAFWTAGSGSLSVHLYTDLIRSNEETLSTIPGFSSTLKISDMPPEVVAENLEGPMPSMLYNMALNLHKATAVVLNSFEELDPIINNDLESKLQKVLNIGPLVLQSSKKVVLDVNSDESGCIFWLEKQKEKSVVYLSFGTVTTLPPNEIVAVAEALEAKRVPFLWSLRENGVKILPKGFLERTKEFGKIVSWAPQLEILAHSAVGVFVTHCGWNSILEGISYGVPMICRPFFGDQKLNSRMVESVWQIGLQIEGGIFTKSGTMSALDAFFSEDKGKVLRQNVEGLKERAIEAVKSDGSPTKNFKDLMELVK from the coding sequence atgACTACTTCTCAACTTCATATTGCACTTCTTGCTTTCCCTTTTGGTAGCCATGCAACTCCTTTACTCACTCTTGTCCAAAAACTATCTCCATTCTTACCATCAAATACACTATTTTCCTTCTTCAACACATCACAATCCAACTCCTCAATCTtctccaaattttcaaaaccAGAAAACATTAAAATCTACAATGTTTGGGATGGTGTCATAGAAACCAATGGCACTACCCCTATTGGACGTGAAGCCATTGAGCTTTTTATAAACGCAACACCTAGTAATTTTGAGAAAGTTATGAAAATGGCAGAGGAGGAAAGTGGGGTGaaattttcttgcattttaagTGATGCTTTCTTATGGTTTTCTTGTAAATTGGCTGAGAAAATGAATGTCCCCTGGATTGCTTTTTGGACTGCTGGTTCTGGTTCTTTATCTGTTCATTTATACACTGATTTAATTCGATCCAACGAGGAAACATTATCAACTATACCAGGTTTTTCTTCAACTTTAAAAATCAGTGACATGCCACCAGAAGTTGTAGCTGAGAATTTGGAGGGGCCAATGCCATCTATGCTATATAACATGGCTTTAAATTTGCACAAAGCAACTGCTGTTGTACTGAATTCTTTTGAGGAATTGGATCCAATAATTAACAACGACCTCGAATCAAAGCTTCAAAAGGTGCTCAACATTGGCCCTTTAGTTCTACAATCATCAAAGAAAGTAGTCTTAGATGTTAATTCTGATGAAAGTGGTTGCATCTTTTGGCTtgagaaacaaaaggaaaaatcagTGGTTTATCTTAGTTTTGGAACTGTTACAACACTACCCCCTAATGAAATTGTGGCAGTAGCAGAAGCATTAGAAGCTAAAAGGGTACCTTTTCTTTGGTCACTAAGAGAAAATGGGGTCAAGATTTTGCCTAAAGGGTTTCTTGAAAGAACAAAGGAATTTGGAAAAATAGTTTCTTGGGCACCCCAGTTGGAAATCTTGGCACATTCTGCTGTTGGTGTTTTCGTAACACATTGTGGTTGGAATTCTATTTTGGAAGGCATATCATATGGTGTGCCTATGATTTGTAGGCCATTTTTCGGGGACCAAAAGCTGAATAGTAGAATGGTGGAAAGTGTTTGGCAAATAGGTTTACAAATTGAAGGTGGAATTTTCACCAAAAGTGGAACAATGAGTGCATTGGATGCCTTTTTCAGTGAGGATAAAGGGAAGGTATTAAGGCAAAATGTTGAAGGGCTAAAAGAAAGAGCAATAGAAGCTGTGAAATCAGATGGGAGTCCAACCAAAAATTTCAAGGACCTAATGGAGCTGGTAAAATAA